Proteins from a single region of Chromobacterium sp. ATCC 53434:
- a CDS encoding non-ribosomal peptide synthetase/type I polyketide synthase, with product MNHPQPSQSTNASENCSAPSRQPERVAIIGAACRFPGANNLQSLKALLLEEREAVDQIAIDRGAIAADGVSRAGLIDPPDGFDPPFFGIAQREANQMDPQQRLVMELAVEALESAGIPRASLAGSRTGVYIGISTFDYSRLQMNEGQDLDLYAGTGNAFSIVANRLSYFLNLSGPSLAVDTACSSSLTATHLAIRALRAGEIDLAIAGGVNLLLAPDLMKVFAGAKMLSPDGRCKTFDAAADGYVRGEGAGIVVLKRASQLQPERERALALIAGSAVNQDGRTNGLTAPSGPAQVGVIRDALADAGLRPADIDAVELHGTGTPLGDPIEAQALGEVFAADREQALAVGSIKTNIGHLEAAAGIAGLLKGVIALREETLPRSLNFHQANPDIDLDRLKLAVAGAPVPLPSARRPARIGVSSFGFGGTNAHLILEAAPAQAPRAAEAEHGAGWLLPLSAASAEALRAQAAQYAALLERDDGASLADIVHTASLRRDHMDHRLAACGDRAAMAAALRAAATGRTHPGLSLGRRPAAGARKLALHGGSPALRAALADAGVAADTELDGPSDAWQQQLQGRWDILTTGLDDAAALPERLRLLAAPAEAVAALGLLYTYGHELDWQRIQPTGALTELPAYPWQRRRCWYGDQGLAARITDRPRHLLALAAASAETLTAQAEQALRDGAQLPPDALADFCHAANAKLAGQPWRASVGAADPDELRRGLQQLAAKPQAAPAPAAAPGVVFLLTGQGSALAGAGAELYASQPTFRDAIEHCSALLRPVLDVSLSRLLFDRSRGDALLQNTRYAQPAWVALSWSLAQLWADWGVRPAALLGHSLGEYTAAALSGMATIEQILPLVAARGALMQVTAGAAGMMAVKASAEQLRELVATHAGSLALAADNGPASCVLSGASDALAQAKQTLDAQGMRWRMLDVSTAFHSPLLDPVLARMAALAAPIDWQTGSVPVISNLSGLPHIAAPEGAYWAAHARGTVQFRQGVQTLLAQGHKLFLELGPRPTLSALGRGAGGELDVSWLSSLDGAGNDWQAMLDSAGALHNAGVDLDWTRFDQPYRRRALSASATSFPIPSSLEPAMPHVNSPLDLPSTAQAASDERVRQVRADLVRQIAKALGESEADLQTDRLFIEMGADSVMLAEAMRGIQASYGVKISARQLLNELNTIDRLSVHLAEQTAPQPAQAPLAAAPAPAIVPTAHAMSGDVNALFQQQLNLVQQVISGQLAALGGVPQAVPAPVRPVAAAIAALPAAAGHAPSAKAAPARAAGSSQQQAAHFAAFSQAYIARTATSKRLADERRERLADVRASAGFRPTLKEIVYPLTGNRADGARVWDVDGNEYIDISMDFGVNIFGHGAPFLKAALHEQADNSLALGTRSTLAGEVSTMLCEMTGMDRVLFCQSGSESLMTALRLARLLRDRSRVAVFRKSYHGHFDGLLGDRSAVGDATEPVAPGILPNFVSDLLMLDYCDDSALQAIEANADQLAAVLVEPMQSRVLDAQPREFLHKLREVTRRHGILLIFDEMITGFRCAPGGAQEVFGVEADLVTYGKTIGGGVPMAALAARGSLLDGIDGGIWRFGDDSAPDATTTFFAGTFNNHPLGLAMAHAVLKELKQRGPAFQQSLTDRTRQLTERLNQYFQDEKLPLSMIHFGSVFRFKHAGNLDLFYYHLLHRGLFVWEGRNCFLCDAHGQQEIDFIVDKVIDSIEALRAGGYLPARPAGAGLAAGEAPLSDTQRQIWLASQLDDSGAAAYCETVALELGGAIAPAQLERALAELSARHEALRTTVHGDKGIQRVHAELAIPLTLDQGDDGDGWLRAFAAAPFPLESGGPLQAGLFQQADGKPVLALRAHHILIDGWSLALVLEELGALLDPAGRSALEAAQPFRRQLEWLLSARDDQAEAFWGQRLADAPEALPLPRASAADDGQQARWQGERLRLPVPDDIANALTQLAVRQKATLFTTTLSLTLALFHALFDRDDILLGVPTHGRLDGLERMVGQAAQIMPLRSRLAPGARFEQLLEAVDTELEAMSEHQAYPLARLLEPVLAGGERPGALTVTFNLDRVRQSEFAGLPVTLLDAPVSGVKFDLAINLMQTPKGWLLDMDYQSRRYRREDIERLAGRWLDWAARVAADPAVELERANPLPAAELRQVLHGFNATANDKAALPVPQRIARQAALTPDAIAVTADGRHIDYRTLDLAARTIASELVNHGAGPEKIVAVMLPRSAELVATLLGIFYTGAAYMPIDPDEPTLRREEIFAETQPIALVTDAAIASRLAVGCPAIIVESPEELAAGWPSTADAWVNPAPVEAGDLAYVIYTSGSTNKPKGVLCTHGGLANLMQWTTERFPLDASDAVLQKAPYTFDISLWELCWPLLAGARLVVAPPETHRDPDYLARLIAAEQVTAAQFVPAMLEAFAATPAARECRSLRHLFAGGEALLPSQCAAVRELGLPALELHNLYGPTETTILVTHCQLRADELGPVPIGYPVANTAIRIVDSRGRPVGVGVEGDLLIGGAQLARGYLNRPEQNAAAFIETVAGDGAPQRLYRSGDRARWLDDGAVEYLGRVDNQIKLRGLRIEIGEIEHALRAHPAIQEAVVDLRGDSAATQRLLAWIVPRQQAEVLQAGDWQQALREYLAQRLPIYMIPAQFAALAALPLSRHGKIDRGALIEPRPDAGAVQAPRTPVEAELLDYARQTLALEMAGVEDNFFVAGGQSLAAAQLVTWAQQRFSARLALKDFLLKPTLAQLALLIGQAEPAAADDEGGLRSRERRRVRRDQIENETLGGADK from the coding sequence ATGAATCATCCGCAACCGTCTCAATCGACCAACGCTTCTGAAAATTGTTCCGCCCCGTCGCGCCAACCAGAACGCGTCGCCATCATCGGTGCCGCCTGCCGCTTTCCCGGCGCCAACAATCTCCAGTCGCTCAAAGCCCTGCTGCTGGAAGAACGCGAAGCCGTGGACCAGATCGCCATAGACCGCGGCGCCATCGCTGCGGACGGCGTGAGCCGGGCCGGTCTGATCGACCCGCCGGATGGTTTCGACCCGCCATTCTTCGGCATCGCCCAGCGCGAGGCCAACCAGATGGACCCGCAGCAGCGCCTGGTGATGGAGCTGGCGGTGGAGGCGCTGGAATCCGCCGGCATTCCGCGCGCCAGCCTCGCCGGGAGCCGCACCGGCGTCTACATCGGCATTTCCACCTTCGACTACAGCCGGCTGCAGATGAACGAGGGCCAGGATCTCGACCTGTACGCCGGAACCGGCAACGCTTTCAGCATCGTCGCCAACCGGCTGTCCTACTTCCTCAACCTGTCCGGCCCGAGTCTGGCGGTCGATACCGCCTGCTCCTCGTCGCTGACCGCCACCCACCTCGCCATTCGCGCGCTGCGCGCCGGCGAGATCGACCTCGCCATCGCCGGCGGGGTCAACCTGCTGCTGGCCCCCGACCTGATGAAGGTTTTCGCCGGCGCCAAGATGCTGTCCCCCGATGGCCGCTGCAAGACCTTCGACGCCGCCGCCGACGGCTATGTGCGCGGCGAAGGCGCCGGCATCGTCGTCCTCAAGCGCGCCAGCCAGCTGCAACCGGAGCGGGAACGCGCGCTTGCGCTGATCGCCGGCAGCGCGGTCAACCAGGATGGCCGCACCAACGGCCTGACCGCGCCCAGCGGCCCGGCCCAGGTAGGCGTGATCCGCGACGCCCTGGCCGACGCCGGCCTGCGCCCCGCCGATATCGACGCGGTGGAACTGCACGGCACCGGCACCCCGCTGGGCGACCCGATCGAAGCCCAGGCGCTGGGCGAGGTCTTCGCCGCCGACCGCGAGCAGGCGCTGGCGGTCGGCTCGATCAAGACCAATATCGGCCATCTGGAAGCCGCCGCCGGCATCGCCGGCCTGCTCAAAGGCGTGATCGCGCTGCGCGAGGAAACGCTGCCCAGATCGCTGAACTTCCACCAGGCGAATCCGGACATCGATCTGGACCGGCTGAAACTGGCCGTCGCCGGCGCGCCGGTGCCCCTGCCGTCGGCGCGCCGCCCCGCCCGCATCGGCGTCAGCAGCTTCGGCTTCGGCGGCACCAACGCCCACCTGATACTGGAAGCCGCGCCGGCGCAAGCGCCGCGCGCCGCCGAGGCCGAACACGGCGCCGGCTGGCTGCTCCCGCTCAGCGCCGCCTCCGCCGAAGCGCTGCGCGCGCAAGCCGCCCAATACGCCGCCCTGCTGGAGCGGGACGACGGCGCGTCGCTGGCCGACATCGTCCACACCGCCTCGCTCCGTCGCGATCACATGGACCACCGGCTGGCGGCCTGCGGCGACCGCGCCGCCATGGCCGCCGCCCTGCGCGCCGCGGCCACCGGCCGAACGCATCCCGGACTGTCTCTCGGCCGCCGGCCCGCCGCCGGCGCCCGCAAGCTGGCCCTCCATGGCGGCTCGCCGGCGCTGCGCGCCGCGCTCGCCGACGCCGGCGTCGCGGCCGACACCGAACTGGACGGCCCGTCCGACGCATGGCAGCAGCAGCTGCAGGGCCGCTGGGACATCCTGACCACCGGTCTCGACGACGCGGCCGCGCTGCCCGAAAGGCTGCGTCTGCTGGCCGCTCCCGCCGAGGCCGTCGCCGCGCTCGGCCTGCTCTACACCTACGGCCACGAGTTGGACTGGCAGCGCATCCAGCCGACCGGCGCCCTGACCGAGCTGCCCGCCTATCCGTGGCAGCGTCGCCGGTGCTGGTATGGCGACCAAGGCCTGGCCGCGCGGATCACCGACCGGCCGCGCCATCTGCTCGCGCTGGCCGCCGCCAGCGCCGAAACGCTGACAGCCCAAGCCGAACAGGCGCTGCGCGACGGCGCCCAACTGCCGCCCGACGCGCTGGCCGACTTCTGTCACGCCGCCAACGCCAAACTGGCCGGGCAGCCCTGGCGCGCCAGCGTCGGCGCCGCCGATCCGGACGAGTTGCGCCGCGGCCTGCAACAACTGGCCGCCAAACCCCAAGCGGCCCCCGCCCCGGCCGCCGCGCCCGGCGTGGTGTTCCTGCTGACCGGCCAGGGCAGCGCGCTGGCCGGCGCCGGCGCCGAACTCTACGCCAGCCAGCCCACGTTCCGCGACGCCATCGAGCACTGCTCCGCGCTGCTCAGGCCGGTGCTGGACGTTTCCCTGTCGCGGCTGCTGTTCGACCGCTCCCGCGGCGACGCGCTGCTGCAGAACACCCGCTACGCCCAACCGGCCTGGGTGGCGCTGAGCTGGTCGCTGGCCCAGCTGTGGGCCGACTGGGGCGTGCGCCCGGCGGCGCTGTTGGGACACAGCCTCGGCGAATACACCGCCGCCGCGCTGTCCGGCATGGCGACCATCGAGCAGATCCTGCCGCTGGTGGCGGCGCGCGGCGCGCTGATGCAGGTGACCGCCGGCGCGGCCGGCATGATGGCGGTGAAGGCCTCGGCGGAACAGCTGCGCGAACTGGTCGCCACCCACGCCGGCAGCCTGGCGCTGGCGGCCGACAACGGCCCCGCCAGCTGCGTGCTGTCGGGCGCGTCCGACGCGCTGGCCCAGGCGAAGCAGACGCTGGACGCCCAGGGCATGCGCTGGCGGATGCTGGACGTCTCCACCGCCTTCCACTCGCCGCTGCTGGACCCGGTGCTCGCGCGCATGGCCGCGCTGGCCGCCCCGATAGACTGGCAGACCGGATCGGTGCCGGTGATTTCCAACCTCAGCGGACTGCCGCACATCGCGGCGCCCGAGGGCGCCTACTGGGCGGCCCACGCCCGCGGCACCGTCCAGTTCCGCCAGGGGGTGCAAACCCTGCTGGCGCAAGGCCACAAGCTGTTCCTAGAGCTGGGCCCGCGGCCGACGCTGAGCGCGCTCGGACGCGGCGCCGGCGGCGAGCTGGACGTCAGCTGGCTCAGCTCGCTCGACGGCGCCGGCAACGACTGGCAGGCCATGCTCGACAGCGCGGGCGCCCTGCACAACGCCGGCGTCGATCTCGATTGGACCCGCTTCGACCAGCCTTACCGCCGACGCGCCCTGTCCGCGTCCGCCACCTCATTCCCCATTCCATCTTCGCTGGAGCCAGCCATGCCACACGTCAACAGCCCCCTGGACCTCCCCTCCACCGCTCAGGCAGCCTCGGACGAACGCGTGCGGCAAGTCCGAGCCGACCTGGTGCGGCAAATCGCCAAGGCGCTGGGGGAATCGGAAGCCGACCTGCAAACCGACCGCCTGTTCATCGAGATGGGCGCCGACTCGGTGATGCTGGCCGAGGCGATGCGCGGCATCCAGGCCAGCTACGGCGTCAAGATCAGCGCGCGCCAACTGCTGAACGAACTGAACACCATCGACCGCCTCAGCGTGCACCTGGCGGAACAGACCGCGCCGCAGCCGGCGCAGGCTCCGCTCGCCGCCGCGCCGGCGCCGGCCATCGTCCCGACCGCCCACGCGATGAGCGGCGACGTCAACGCGCTGTTCCAGCAGCAGCTGAATCTGGTGCAACAAGTGATCAGCGGCCAGCTCGCCGCGCTCGGCGGCGTACCCCAGGCCGTCCCGGCGCCGGTCCGGCCGGTGGCCGCGGCCATCGCCGCCCTGCCCGCCGCCGCCGGCCATGCGCCGTCCGCCAAGGCCGCGCCGGCCCGCGCCGCCGGCTCCTCTCAGCAGCAAGCCGCGCATTTCGCCGCCTTCTCCCAGGCCTATATCGCCCGCACCGCCACCTCCAAGCGGCTGGCCGACGAGCGCCGCGAAAGACTGGCCGACGTGCGCGCCTCCGCCGGCTTCCGTCCGACGCTGAAGGAAATCGTCTACCCGCTGACCGGCAACCGCGCCGACGGCGCCCGGGTATGGGACGTGGACGGCAACGAATACATCGACATCTCGATGGATTTCGGCGTCAACATCTTCGGCCACGGCGCGCCGTTCCTGAAGGCGGCCTTGCACGAGCAGGCCGACAACAGCCTGGCGCTCGGCACCCGCTCCACGCTGGCCGGCGAAGTGTCGACGATGCTGTGCGAGATGACCGGCATGGACCGCGTGCTGTTCTGCCAGTCGGGCAGCGAATCGCTGATGACCGCGCTGCGCCTGGCGCGCCTGCTGCGCGACCGTTCGCGCGTGGCGGTGTTCCGCAAGTCCTACCACGGCCACTTCGACGGCCTGTTGGGCGACCGCTCAGCCGTCGGCGACGCCACCGAGCCGGTGGCGCCGGGCATCCTGCCGAACTTCGTCTCCGACCTGCTGATGCTGGACTATTGCGACGACTCCGCGCTGCAGGCGATAGAGGCCAACGCCGACCAGCTGGCCGCCGTGCTGGTGGAGCCGATGCAAAGCCGCGTGCTGGACGCCCAGCCGCGCGAATTCCTGCACAAGCTGCGCGAAGTGACCCGCCGCCACGGCATCCTGCTGATTTTCGACGAAATGATCACCGGCTTCCGCTGCGCCCCCGGCGGCGCGCAGGAAGTGTTCGGCGTGGAAGCCGACCTGGTCACCTATGGCAAGACCATAGGCGGCGGCGTGCCGATGGCGGCGCTGGCCGCGCGCGGCTCGCTGCTGGACGGCATAGACGGCGGCATCTGGCGCTTCGGCGACGATTCCGCCCCCGACGCGACCACCACCTTTTTCGCCGGCACCTTCAACAACCACCCGCTGGGCCTGGCGATGGCGCACGCGGTGCTGAAGGAACTGAAGCAGCGCGGCCCGGCCTTCCAGCAATCGCTGACCGATCGCACCCGCCAGCTGACCGAGCGCCTGAACCAGTACTTCCAGGACGAGAAGCTGCCGCTGTCGATGATCCACTTCGGCTCGGTGTTCCGCTTCAAGCACGCCGGCAACCTGGACCTGTTCTACTACCATCTGCTGCACCGTGGCCTCTTCGTCTGGGAGGGCCGCAACTGCTTCCTGTGCGACGCCCACGGCCAGCAGGAGATCGATTTCATCGTCGACAAGGTGATCGACTCCATCGAAGCGCTGCGCGCCGGCGGCTACCTGCCGGCGCGTCCGGCCGGCGCCGGCCTCGCCGCCGGCGAAGCGCCGCTGTCCGACACCCAGCGCCAGATCTGGCTGGCCTCACAGCTGGACGACTCCGGCGCCGCCGCCTACTGCGAAACCGTCGCGCTGGAATTGGGCGGCGCCATCGCGCCGGCCCAGCTCGAACGCGCGCTGGCCGAGCTGTCCGCCCGGCACGAGGCGCTGCGCACCACCGTGCATGGCGACAAGGGCATCCAACGCGTCCATGCCGAGCTGGCCATCCCGCTGACGCTGGACCAGGGCGACGACGGCGACGGCTGGCTGCGCGCCTTCGCCGCCGCGCCGTTCCCGCTGGAAAGCGGCGGCCCGCTGCAGGCCGGCCTGTTCCAGCAAGCCGACGGCAAGCCGGTGCTGGCGCTGCGCGCCCACCACATCCTGATCGACGGCTGGTCGCTGGCCTTGGTGCTGGAAGAGCTGGGCGCGTTGCTGGATCCGGCGGGCCGCTCGGCGCTGGAGGCGGCGCAACCGTTCCGCCGCCAGCTGGAGTGGCTGCTGTCGGCGCGCGACGATCAGGCCGAGGCCTTCTGGGGCCAAAGACTGGCCGACGCGCCCGAAGCGCTGCCGCTGCCGCGCGCGTCCGCCGCCGACGACGGCCAGCAAGCCCGCTGGCAGGGCGAGCGGCTGCGGCTGCCGGTGCCGGACGACATCGCCAATGCGCTGACCCAGCTGGCGGTGCGGCAGAAGGCCACGCTGTTCACCACCACGCTCAGCCTGACGCTGGCGCTGTTCCACGCGCTGTTCGACCGCGACGACATCCTGCTGGGCGTGCCGACACACGGCCGCCTGGACGGACTGGAGCGCATGGTGGGCCAGGCGGCCCAGATCATGCCGCTGCGTTCGCGCCTCGCGCCCGGCGCGCGCTTCGAGCAATTGCTGGAAGCGGTGGACACCGAGCTGGAAGCGATGTCCGAGCACCAGGCCTACCCGCTGGCGCGCCTGCTTGAGCCGGTACTGGCCGGCGGCGAGCGTCCCGGCGCGTTGACCGTCACCTTCAACCTGGACCGCGTGCGCCAGAGCGAATTCGCCGGCCTGCCGGTGACCCTGCTCGACGCGCCGGTGTCCGGCGTCAAGTTCGACCTGGCGATCAATCTGATGCAGACGCCGAAGGGCTGGCTGCTGGACATGGACTACCAGAGCCGCCGCTACCGCCGCGAGGATATCGAGCGGCTGGCCGGGCGCTGGCTGGACTGGGCCGCGCGCGTCGCCGCCGATCCGGCCGTCGAACTGGAACGCGCCAACCCGCTGCCGGCCGCCGAGCTGCGGCAGGTGCTGCACGGCTTCAACGCCACCGCCAACGACAAGGCCGCGCTGCCGGTGCCGCAGCGGATCGCCCGCCAGGCCGCGCTGACCCCCGACGCCATCGCCGTCACCGCCGACGGCCGCCACATCGACTACCGCACGCTGGACCTGGCGGCGCGCACCATCGCCAGCGAGCTGGTCAACCACGGCGCCGGTCCGGAGAAAATCGTCGCGGTGATGCTGCCGCGCTCGGCCGAACTGGTGGCCACGCTGCTGGGCATCTTCTACACCGGCGCCGCCTACATGCCGATCGATCCGGACGAGCCGACGCTGCGCCGCGAGGAAATCTTCGCCGAGACCCAGCCGATCGCGCTGGTGACCGACGCCGCCATCGCCTCGCGCCTGGCGGTGGGCTGCCCCGCCATCATCGTCGAATCGCCGGAAGAGCTGGCCGCCGGCTGGCCCAGCACCGCCGACGCCTGGGTCAATCCGGCGCCGGTCGAAGCCGGCGACCTGGCCTACGTGATCTACACCTCGGGCTCGACCAACAAGCCCAAGGGCGTGCTGTGCACCCATGGCGGCCTGGCCAACCTGATGCAGTGGACCACCGAGCGCTTCCCGCTGGACGCCTCGGACGCGGTGCTGCAAAAAGCGCCGTACACCTTCGACATCTCGCTGTGGGAGCTGTGCTGGCCGCTGCTGGCCGGCGCCCGCCTGGTGGTGGCGCCGCCGGAAACCCACCGCGATCCGGACTACCTGGCCCGGCTGATCGCCGCCGAACAGGTGACCGCCGCGCAATTCGTGCCGGCGATGCTGGAAGCCTTCGCCGCCACGCCGGCGGCCCGCGAATGCCGTTCGCTGCGGCATCTGTTCGCCGGCGGCGAGGCGCTGCTGCCGTCGCAATGCGCCGCGGTGCGCGAACTGGGCCTGCCGGCGCTGGAACTGCACAACCTGTACGGCCCCACTGAAACCACCATTCTGGTCACCCATTGCCAGCTGCGCGCCGACGAGCTCGGCCCGGTGCCCATCGGCTATCCGGTGGCCAACACCGCCATCCGCATCGTCGACAGCCGCGGCCGCCCGGTCGGCGTCGGCGTCGAGGGCGATTTGCTGATCGGCGGCGCCCAGCTGGCGCGCGGCTATCTGAACCGTCCGGAGCAGAACGCCGCCGCCTTCATCGAAACCGTCGCCGGCGACGGCGCGCCGCAGCGGCTGTACCGCTCCGGCGACCGCGCCCGCTGGCTGGACGACGGCGCCGTCGAATACCTGGGCCGCGTCGACAACCAGATCAAGCTGCGCGGCCTGCGCATCGAGATCGGCGAAATCGAGCACGCGCTGCGCGCCCATCCGGCGATCCAGGAAGCGGTGGTGGACCTGCGCGGCGACAGCGCGGCCACGCAGCGGCTGCTGGCCTGGATCGTGCCGCGCCAGCAGGCGGAAGTGCTGCAGGCCGGCGACTGGCAACAGGCGCTGCGCGAATACCTGGCGCAAAGGCTGCCGATCTACATGATCCCGGCGCAGTTCGCCGCGCTGGCCGCGCTGCCGCTGAGCCGCCACGGCAAGATCGACCGCGGCGCGCTGATCGAGCCGCGCCCCGACGCCGGCGCCGTCCAGGCGCCGCGCACGCCGGTGGAAGCCGAGCTGCTCGACTACGCGCGGCAGACCCTCGCGCTCGAGATGGCCGGCGTGGAAGACAACTTCTTCGTCGCCGGCGGACAGTCGCTGGCGGCCGCGCAACTGGTCACCTGGGCGCAGCAGCGCTTCTCGGCGCGCCTGGCGCTGAAGGACTTCCTGCTGAAGCCGACGCTGGCGCAGCTGGCGCTGCTGATCGGCCAGGCCGAGCCGGCCGCGGCTGACGACGAGGGCGGCCTGCGCAGCCGCGAGCGCCGCCGCGTGCGACGCGATCAGATCGAAAACGAAACCCTGGGCGGCGCCGACAAATGA